In Monodelphis domestica isolate mMonDom1 chromosome 1, mMonDom1.pri, whole genome shotgun sequence, the sequence TCCATCCTATCCCACTTACATCTTCTAAtgcataattatttgcatgttgttcccCTCATTAGACTTGATTGTGTTGATtttgtgcctttctttgtatccccagtacttaacaTAATTACTAATACACAATAgacatgaataaatatttattgatctgaCTTGACTCCAAGAGGCACAAAGAGGCAgtcaagattaaatgacttagctTTCTGGAGCTCCAAATTCCCCAAAGCAGCTATTCCCTATGCTGCCTGTGGAAATCAGTTGATTACTTTATCACTGGCCCCTCATTACTGAACAGATGATGCAGGGTCATGTAATCACTCTTTGTCCAGAGTTGCATATTATGGTTTGGGTGAGGCAAGGGAGGTCCTTCTAACAAGAGCACAGTTTGTTTCTATTGCTAAATGGAATGGTACATTTAATGATATATGAGACATCTTGCCTGGGTTCCTCCAAGGTTAGTGTTCTTCACAAACAGGTAGCAAATATGAGAGAAACTAAAACCTTCAGTGAAGACCATGAAACACGACATTTACCTAAGGACTAATAAGCCTCCACTTACAGGAACAtcattttttgcttgtttttctgaTGGCTCCATTCATTACAAAAGAGGCATACATAACTGAATTTCAAATTACCTTACCCAGATACCTTGGCATGCCTAAAGAATGGGGACAATGACAAGTCATTCCAATGGGCTGAACTTCATGTTGTATATAAGTGGTGTGAGATTAGGCATTAGCCATGAGTCTGGCCAAATGCAAGACTGGACAAAAAAGAATGCTCTGTACTTTAATGTAAGGACCAATGGAGGAATTTTGCTAACATCTCCTACTTCATAACAGTTATGTGTGGAGAACCACAGAGTTTGAGGTGTACTTATTACTTGAAAGGGGATTCCTTTAGTTGGTTTGGTGATAATTCCGTGTCACTGGATAAGGATGAGAATCCTTTTTAAGCCCCTGTAGAAAAAGGGGACAGCCTGTCTATAGAAACTTGTAAGGGGTCAAAGATTTTTGTACCATTCCTCTTAGAGAAATTTTGTTAGGTAGGGCAGGGAATACTGAGTGGAAGTACAGAAAGAGCCTCATTATCAAGTCAGATGTTGGAAGAGGCTGCCTGCAAGAAACTTATGATCtctccccaatcaacaaatggtcaagggacatgaataggcagttttcacataaagaaatcaaaattatcaataagcacatgaaaaagtattgtCAAACCCtcctgatgagagaaatgcaaataaaaacaactctgaggtaccaccttacacctagccgACTGGCTaatatggaagcaaaggaaagtgataaattttgaagaggatgtggcaaaattgggatactaatataccacttgtggagttgtgaactggtacaaacattctggagggcaatttggaattttgtgcaaagagttttaaaaaaatgcttgccctttgatccagccataccactgctgggtttgtaccccaaagagataatagggaaaaatacttgtacaaaaatatgtatagctatactctttgtggtggcaaaaaattggaaaatgaggggctatcgattggggaatggctgaacaaattgtggtacctgtagatgatggaatactattgtgttataaggaagaatgaactggaggaattccatgtgaactggaacgacttccaggaactgatgcagagtgaaaggagttgaaccaggagaacattacacacagagactgatacactgtggcacaatcaaatgtaatggacttttctactagcagcaatacaatgatccaggacaatccagaggaacttatgagaaagaatgctattcacatccagagaaagaactgagggaacataaatgcagaagaaaaacagatcacatagtttgatagggatatgattagggttttcatgttaaaagatcactctactgcaaatatgaataacaaggaaataggttttgaacaatgatacatgtataaaccagtggaattgcttgtcagttctgggagggggagggaagaggggtgggaaaaaaaatcatgaatcgtttaaccatggaaaatattttaaattttaaaaaaaatttttttaagacagaAACTTATATGAaaagatccaggaaaattctggaaggacttatgagaaagaacactatccacatccagaagatctgtgggagtagaaacacagaagaaaaacaacttcctgatcacatgggtcaatgtggttataaaccctaaatgatcaccctagtgcaaatatcaataatatggaaataggtcttgaccaatgacacatgtaaaacccaaaggaATTATGCATTGGTTACAAGGGGAGggagtttgggggaggggaggaaaagaacatgatttttgtaatcctgggaaaatactctaaattaatcaattaaataaaattgaaaaagagaaaCTTATGATCTCTTAGCTACTTCACTGTAGATAACCATGACGTAAGATGAAGAACTAATATTTATGCCAAAAGTGTCCGTGCTGTGGCCTTGATATTCCTGGAGCAGTTCATCATCAATACCTCACACCAGGAAGAAAATCTGACTATAATGGAGACATCATTATTTGTGCTGTGgcctctttctatctttctagtcttcttacatttaatttccttttatgtgGTGAAATTAGTCTGTTATTTGAATAAGATACTCACCAGATGACTCCAAGAGTTTTCATGGGCTATCTCTCCTATTACAGGAacattctctctcttcatctccactTCTTACCTTTCCTGACTCTTTTGCAAGTAGATTTTCTAATCTTCCAcgatcttagtgccttcccttagagactatctctaatttatcgagtatatatcttgtttatacataatGGTGCTGTCTCACTCATTAGACCATAAGCGTCTCGAAAATAGGGGCTATTTTCTACCTTTCTGTGTATTCATAGCTcaggtgtttaataagtgcttgacTGACTGACTTCACAACCTGGTCCCTGATTGATGTTCCTGGTGCTATTCTCCTCATGACTTTGCATTAGGAGACCTATTGTGAACTGCAAAGATTTCACATCAGTTACCACATGGTTGTTGTTGAAATTTGGTCATTctgaaaaagaagagggaaaaaaaatctagttaTCTCCAACtctgctttctctctctaccCTATCCCACTTCCCTATCCCATTAAAGCTAAACCCAAAGAAATGTTCCTTAGCTTCATCACCATAAGTTTACTTTTGGTTTCCCTTcttcctgaaaagaaaaaagcaaaagtgcATGAGATAATTTGGCCTAGAACTtaacctcttttctctctgttagGCTTCAggtttgtttacttgtttttaaacccttatgacTTTTCATTAGTTTGATAAAAACTGGGTGCCATCTATACTTGtttgatttaattaaaatgacTTAATGATTGGCTAAGAGggctttttgcctttaaaaaattagagatatcGGTTACCCTTTAGCAAGAATTGAGGTAGAGAAGGTAACACCCTCCAGAGAAAGTATATAACTATCTCATATATCCAtacctacatatacatataattatatctgGTACCATCTTTATTACATATTAGCACcctttttatattaatatgtatttgtATACTACACCTGTAGCATGTTCTACCTTCAATAGCATTCCTTACAAGGAACAAAGTTGTGTGATAACATTTTAACTCCCTCCcacctgtttctgtctctccctcataTAAAACTCATTTTCATGTTTTGAGATCCTTTACCAGacctttatctccattttgtagctTTGGTTTTTCTCATTATGCAGCTGAAAATCCAGTAAAAGTTCCCAttcagataaggaaaggaatgcATATATGAAGTCTACCCAGTTGAATTTGAAGTCAGTTAAGAtcgtttttctttttcccttcccatgATCTGGTCCTCAATTACAGAtacatataacttttaaaaaggtaaaagtaTTTACTCTGAGGCGGCTGAGTGACATAGTGGAGAGTGCTGGCCCTGGCGTcaaaaagattcattttcctaagtttaaatctggcctcaaacattacctctgtgactctggtcaagtcatttaacactgtttgcctcagttttctcatgtgtaaataagctgaagaaggaaatggcaaactatttcattATCTTGGCCaaaaaaaccccagatggggtcataaagagtcagacaactgaaacgACTTAACAGGTAGAAGATTATAGTAGTATACTCCAGGTCAGTGTGCACCTGTAGTGGTGGAAGCAGTTTTCAAATTTACAGCTGTCTCTAAGGAGGCCTGCCATTTAACTTCATGGGGTCATGGCCCACTCGGAAGTGAATACCAGATCCTCTCTTACCATGACTGGTGACTTTTTAGTTCGCCCATCACACATAAACCTCTTAAGTAATGTGTTGCGCCCCAGTCAACTTCTAACAGCTTCTTCCTTTAAACTCGGCGTTTGGGCCATTCTTTTTCACCCTCAAGCCGCGGACTTACCTGCTACGTCCATCGAACTGATGCACAGACAGTCCAAATACAGCGAGAAAGAAGCCCGAGTCCACAATCAGATATAAAAACATCCACTTGCAGGGCGGGGCGAACCGGAGGACAGAAGCCCTTCAAGAAGCCTAGCCAATTAAGAACCCTAAAGAACGCGAGGCTAGCGTCAGCACGCACCGGGGGCAGAGCGTGCGTGCGAAGAGACGATTGCCTTTCTTCTAGGCCAATGAGTCTCGAGCAAGCTGCTGGAGGTGGAGTGTAGACCAGGAAGGAGGTTCCTGGAAGACACATTTCTCGTAGACTAGTTCTGATGGCTGGGATGACACTCGGAAGGGCTTGGCAGCAGATGTCCTGGTTCTATTACCAGTACCTCCTCGTCACCGCGCTTTACATGCTGGAACCCTGGGAAAGGACTGTCTTCAGTATCCTGCTCGATTGGCGTGGGGGCGGGTGGTGACGGACTAGGAGGTGGCTGGGTGAGAAAGTAAGGCCAGATTGGAAGGGGAAGGAATTAGCAGGGGCCTGTGCAATAGGTCCTAGAGGGGTCGAGTTCCGGGTGGCAAATTGCAGAGAGAACTCCTGATAATCTGAAGTAGAACTATGAGGAGAGACCTAGGCTAGAGAGCCAGCGTAATTCTGTAAGTGCGTGGGAAAGACTTGACTAGTACGTTTGGGAGAGTCCTGGGAAGTGGGAGGTGATCTAGTGGGGTGGAGTATGCCTGCGTCTGTAGTCGTAGATAGAGCTGAGACTGGGGAGGGTGACCTCTAAGAAAAGTGTTCAGGCAAGTGAGGGTGAACACTGAAGAAGCTGCGGAGAGCTTAATTTGTGTGGTTGGGTTGAGAGTATCCTGCTTTCCGGCTTTGGGtctgagagagaggcagagatttGTGCGTACCGCTTGTAGAGATTTCTTTTAAATCCATTCTATCAGcctttttccccaattttcataATATCTGGTATAAGAAAAACAGtttagatttctctttctagtgaATCAGTTTAAGTTATAGATTTCATACACTGACACTACTGGATGGTATATGGAATATATAAGGAATGTTTAGTTATATTTGGATTAGGAAGAATTGGCAACAAATAATATGGCCGTACAGGCCTTACTGAAGTGAACAATTTTGTTGactttttcagaagaaaaaatataactgATGACGGACGGCAAATTTATTTCCTTGACTACCATACATAGTTGATTATTTTGTCATCTGTATTAGTGGCAAATACAAGGCATTCGTTTCTGTGTATTACTGGCATTTTTAATATGGTTTTCTAGAGATAGATTACTACTGAATATAAAACATTTCTCTAAATGCATTTAAAAGTGTATTCTGATGGGATTAAtaagttggttgtttttttttttattatgaatacaAAATCAGCCTTAAAGAGTGCCATTAACACTTTTAGGACTTTCTGTTTACTTTCCCCATACCCTAAACTCCTAAATTGTTTTAGGTCTTATCTGAAAAATTTTAGGGGATATGTCATTAGGCCAGTGCTTGACTGAAAGCAAACTTGGCCGGTTTGAAGGGTAATGCAAGCAATCTCTAACTTGGAAGTGGAAAGTGAGAATGCTATTACTAGCCtggatttctagttctttgtcagtTACATGATATTATTGTagtttgatattaaaaaaaatgtaaaatacctTGAGGTTTCAGTATATTATTACTACTTTGAAATTCAGACAAGCAAATTCTTGGTTATATAGGCCCCAGGACCATCCAATTGACATAAATAATTGAGTGACTAATTTGACAAATTGATATAATTGTTACTTTAATAGCCTGGAAAAAATATCAACAACTAAATGATTTGTTTCTGTAGCCTGTCCTGTCTTTAGGCACTGCAACAAATATGATTTTCATCACTGATTGGTATGtttcaataaaactttttataaGATGTTTTATTAGAGAGTTTTTTAAAAGGTATATTTTCTGTGACTTCAAAACTACATTGGAGCTTTGTGACCTACTAAAACCTAGAGTATAGTTAGTTCCTAATTAATATTTCAGCTTCCATTGTATCCCTTTCTAATCTGTACTTCATACAACTTCCAAAGTAAGTCACACATCACACCATGTCTCTATTCTCACAAATCTCAAAAAATTCCTGCAGGAAACAATTCAGATCACTTGCCCTGGCATTTATAGCTCTTTTTAACAATtcaataatgttttgtttttctccaaattacattaaaaacaatttttagcattcttttttttaacattctgagttccatttctccccttccctctcctccaaaTGGTAAGCAATACCAAATGGTAGGTTATACATATGCTGGCATTTATAGTTCTTTACAATCCAGTGACCACTAGTTTTTCAGCACTTTTATCTTACTCTTCTTCACAAACTTTACTTTCCATATAAAATAGACTCCCCAGTTTTTCCCAAACTTGACCCTCCTGTCGTGCCACTGTGATTGGATAATGTCTATGTCTATCAAGAAGCAAAGGTTGCTTTATTCTTGTAGAGAGACTCAAGAGTGTTCAAGTTTACTTTATGAAGCTATTCTCTTATCTTTATCAGACTCACCCTTGTGGGCTCGATATTTTTGTATACAACTGAATTTCTTCATAAGCTGGCCCCATCAAGTGATTTTGAAGAGGAGTTCCCCAAGATAATGTTGAGAGCTTCTGCCTTTCCCTTCTGCTTCCTGCTGTGTTATATCACACAATTATAATCAGTACTGTACTTCTGGTCTCTCCACTCTTCCaaagccaatttttttttctttcttcataggCTTTAACCTATCCTGTTATAAAGATTCCCCTTCCAACACTGCTACCAATTCCAAAACCTATGTGTAAAACTTCATTAGGAGTTTTCAGCTTTGAGAAAAAGTAATGAGCTTCCATTGCCAGTGCTTCTGCCTACTCTTAAATCACACACACCCTAGTGAGATGCTATTGGAATTATTCAGAAAATTAGTGATTAAAAATCCCAGTAGCCACCAGGGTTATTaggtataatttctttttcccataataccttcagtatttgtcattttctttcctcatcagctttgccaatctgatatatatattgactattattccaattatttcattcttcctttatttctgtacTTCAGTGAACCTGTGGCATCACTGATACTCCCATCAATGTTAGAAATTATAGCCCATTCTGTGACATTCTTGGCCATACCCGAAACATATATTTTCTACAGgcatcataggatcacagatctagatcCTGAAAGTACCTCACATGTTAGCTACTCCAACCctcttgttttacaaataaagaaattaagatcagaggtaggattgGGTTTAGATGATATGCTGTGGACTTTCTTATagatctcttaatttttttatgtagATGTAAGTGTAAGATGTAAGAGACAATTTAGCCATTTAAGTGTAAGTGGATTGGTGTATAACAGTGTGGAATCAGGAATATCTCCTCTGCACCACTCCTCAACCCCTTGCATTCTTGTTTTAGACCTTCAGCTGAAACAGTCAAATCAGATTATCTTATCTCTGTCTACCTCCTTCTCAGTTTGTCTCCTGAATTTGACATTTAATATCCCCTCTCTTCCTGGATACTCTGACCTCTATAAGCTTTTGGGatacttctctctccctttttttttttccattctatctAGCCATTCCTTCTTTATAGCTTTTATTTATTGGCTCATTATCATGACCTATAACTGTAGATGTTTCCTGAGGCTCTGTTCTAGATCTTCTTCTCTGTCTGGCAGGAGTACTTAACctcatgaacttgttttttattgttttgattttttattactacttaaataaaattgttttccttcataATCTTGTGGTTCTATTTTACATCCACTCTGAAAGTTTTCCATGGCACTCTGTCATTAGAAGCATCTTTATTAGTTCTTTGGAAGTGGTGATTTTTCAAGATTTTCCTGCTATAAAGAAATACTTGTGAAATGTATTGAAAAGATTGAGAATTGAAATAATGTATCTTTATATTGCAGATTATCTTTATTAAAATTACATCCCTTATTGTTTTTTGATGCTTTGTCATTTTGTGGTTATTTTTGCATGaagttaaagtttaaaaagaaagctagccttattttaaaattttgagaatACTTTTAGACTGTacatctttatattttaaattagctTTGTTAGAACAACCTAATAGCTTTCCTTAATTACTATTCAGATTCCATGTTGATTTCTATTGTTGGAATGGCATTATACACTGGATATATCTTCATGCCTCAACATATCTTGGCAATATTACACTACTTTGAAATCGTACAATGACTACAGTGTGCTCAAAGAAGCTACAGACCAGAGAGATCCATTGAAGGAAAGAAGCAACCTCCCATGATGACATGAGACTTCAACAAATTTCAAACATATATTATGTCTATAAAGACTAAATTCCATATTAGTAGAACAAGGAAGGAATCCCAGCTCATGTGTTATGTTCATTATTGAAGTTTGTCTATTTTGACATTGTGGTTATTTGTATTCTAAATATCAGTATTTTCTTAACCTTTGGAACTGTTTCACTATTGTTCTGTGGAAGCTTTTCTTAATGTAACATTGAGTAAATTTTGAttgccttctatttttttaatatgagatTCATTAGTTAGACCTCTTGTTTCAGCAAATGTCTGGCACAAAAATCTACCTGAATATATTTCTAGTATTGACCAAAATTTTGTAGAAATAATAACAAgatgaggaaatattttaattgaacaTAAGAGACTTCTTTGTAAGTTTATACTCAAGGAATAGTCTTGGCTATCTAGATTCTGctcattatataaaatattttgctttagTGTTCTTAAACATAAAATGTCTCCTTTCAGTAGTGAAATAGCAAAGAAGAGCCttctaaagttaaaataaaaggaatccCTAACTTTTTAATAGTTAGCCCTATTTTATGgatttctcattgaaaaaaatgttctgtGATAAGATGCTtggagaaataattaaaatttagttATTAGCAGCATTGTCATGGAATGTTGACTTCAAATGATAGCTTTACTAAGTAAATATTAAAAGGTTTCCCTAATAGGTATAGCTAACATTGTAATCctgtaaaattgaaattcaagatTATATTTAACTGGTGctgaaaaatatatttgcatattattgTTCACAATGAATAATTAGTAAAGCTATAATTTTATTCCAAGGATCTTgacaaactttataaaataccATTTCACACTTTGTAATATGTGTATGTTCTATATATTGTAAGAATTTGCATTCACAAAATATAGTTTTTCTGTGGTAAAGGCTCATCAGAACTGAAAAAAGCAACTGATGGAAAAACGTTTTACCAACATTAATGCTATTCTTGgttttaatttcatgtatttttttatttaaatttattgctACTAAACAGTAATCATTTTTAACAAATCTCTTTTCAGTGCCTCCCTATACTAGAGAATGGATAGACTTCTTTTACTTTAAAGAAAAGTAAGTCAGTCATCAAGAGCCATTTAATAAGCAACTTTTTTGTGTCAAATACTGGGCTATGTGTTactgaaacaaaggcaaaaagatagCCAGTTTGATAGAATTTGAGATATCTATTGTATAatccaacttttgtcattttacaaatggataaagttaaataatttttccaaggTCATGCAACCAAGTTAATAAAGCCTAGGATACTAATGCCTAGGCtagtattttttttatcctttatagATAATTCATGCAATATTCAGAGTACACTTAATGAGATCATAGCATTTAAAGCTGGGATTTACCTCACTTAGCTCAATTCCCTCATTGTACAGCTGAAACTGAGACCTACAGTACTTAAGTGAGGTCACA encodes:
- the SPTSSA gene encoding serine palmitoyltransferase small subunit A is translated as MAGMTLGRAWQQMSWFYYQYLLVTALYMLEPWERTVFNSMLISIVGMALYTGYIFMPQHILAILHYFEIVQ